A section of the Streptomyces sp. NBC_00178 genome encodes:
- a CDS encoding SMI1/KNR4 family protein, whose product MITFTVEESWDRIESWLARHAPLTHGLLRPPARPAAIEAAELRLGVAFPPDLRESLLRHDGVELQDGTLTLDYYGPPSSVEAIVWSAEFLREVGEDAAEEDDLDEEERDEHAYWPHERLLITLGVGWQSSDGLFLATRPGPNHGRVGRYFDETGSSFTPWSGLQHVLSDLATALENGLSFDGRIPLAHEGRLIWDGDGTVVTDPASALSLAAASPEPQVPAAEPAPPAPQPDGVYGVFTLGSGGFFGPEPAPPVQPDVVFVAGIDPGELLDRLGSVPATARPRSREQAQLSAGAPWAAHRPMVRAGSCGDGWSYATQEGGDAQFGRLEVLGRLSSGTRVVRLTKQGPEVRVSVVEDGTERTEAGHRVESPREDYVTGPDGQPALGRGGQQWQRIGVDPWPGSTAAYARLLAGLTAEHGISWDPADDAAAPLASALLLPVLDEVPEARHPVTVVRDFDLGALAERTPPERLRSAVAAQLARLASETGIDGYPEIARALEQTGRGALVDLPADEALDLRMRTIRAETRAVRGLLDSARHQQDPAPVTETDLAAWHGRDAAAGALRRFLLLPPPAAAETILSLRMSVHWRDELAADLAD is encoded by the coding sequence ATGATCACGTTCACCGTCGAAGAGTCCTGGGACCGCATCGAGAGCTGGCTCGCGCGGCACGCCCCCCTCACCCACGGGCTGCTGCGGCCGCCGGCCCGACCAGCTGCCATAGAGGCGGCCGAACTTCGGCTGGGGGTGGCCTTCCCGCCCGACCTGAGGGAGTCGCTGCTGCGGCACGACGGTGTGGAGCTCCAGGACGGAACGCTCACGCTCGACTACTACGGACCACCATCCTCAGTCGAGGCGATCGTCTGGAGCGCCGAATTCCTGCGTGAGGTCGGGGAGGACGCTGCCGAGGAGGACGACCTCGACGAGGAGGAGCGCGACGAGCACGCCTACTGGCCGCACGAACGGCTGCTGATCACCCTGGGCGTCGGCTGGCAGTCCTCCGACGGACTCTTCCTGGCCACCCGCCCCGGCCCCAACCACGGGCGGGTCGGCCGGTACTTCGACGAGACGGGCTCGTCCTTCACCCCGTGGTCGGGACTGCAACACGTCCTCTCCGACCTCGCCACGGCCCTGGAGAACGGCCTGTCCTTCGACGGGCGGATACCCCTGGCCCACGAGGGCCGGCTGATCTGGGACGGGGACGGGACGGTCGTCACCGACCCGGCCTCCGCCCTGAGCCTGGCCGCCGCGTCCCCCGAGCCGCAGGTCCCCGCAGCCGAGCCGGCCCCGCCCGCCCCGCAGCCCGACGGGGTATACGGCGTCTTCACCCTCGGGAGCGGCGGATTCTTCGGACCCGAACCCGCACCGCCCGTGCAGCCGGACGTCGTGTTCGTGGCGGGCATCGACCCCGGGGAGCTCCTGGACCGGCTGGGCTCCGTGCCCGCGACCGCCAGGCCGCGCAGCCGGGAACAGGCACAGCTGTCCGCCGGCGCGCCCTGGGCCGCGCACCGCCCGATGGTCCGGGCCGGGTCCTGCGGCGATGGGTGGTCGTACGCCACGCAGGAGGGCGGTGACGCCCAGTTCGGCCGTCTCGAGGTGCTGGGACGGCTGTCCAGCGGAACCCGGGTGGTGCGGCTGACGAAGCAGGGACCCGAGGTGCGCGTGAGCGTCGTGGAGGACGGCACGGAGCGGACTGAGGCAGGCCACCGGGTCGAATCGCCGCGCGAGGACTACGTGACCGGCCCCGACGGGCAGCCCGCGCTCGGACGCGGCGGACAGCAGTGGCAGCGGATCGGCGTTGATCCCTGGCCCGGCTCGACGGCCGCCTACGCGCGGCTGCTGGCAGGCCTGACGGCGGAGCACGGCATCAGCTGGGACCCGGCGGACGACGCAGCGGCGCCGCTGGCAAGCGCGCTGCTGCTGCCGGTCCTCGACGAGGTGCCGGAGGCGCGGCACCCGGTCACCGTCGTACGCGACTTCGACCTCGGCGCCCTCGCGGAGCGGACCCCGCCGGAGCGGTTGCGCTCCGCGGTGGCCGCGCAGCTCGCCCGGCTGGCGTCGGAGACCGGCATCGACGGCTACCCGGAGATCGCCCGGGCGCTGGAGCAGACCGGCAGGGGCGCGCTGGTGGACCTCCCGGCCGACGAGGCCCTCGATCTGCGGATGCGGACCATCCGGGCGGAGACCCGGGCCGTCCGCGGACTGCTCGACTCGGCCCGCCACCAGCAGGACCCGGCGCCCGTCACCGAAACCGACCTCGCGGCGTGGCACGGACGGGACGCGGCGGCCGGGGCCCTGCGCCGGTTCCTGCTGCTC
- a CDS encoding AfsR/SARP family transcriptional regulator, whose translation MTIEFGMLGEVQARVGATVVDLGPARQRWVLAALLVDVNSAVPVHSLVSRVWGVQPPSAAKSTLYSYLSRLRQALGAVAEASASGAGIERRPGGYVILTDPDRVDLHRFRALVRQARAGEDERSTAQFEQALQLWRGEPFATLDTPWCNSIRESLLEERHACLLDRNDVLLRHGEHAALLSELASCFDGHALDERLAAQYMLALYRSGRPADALRCFDRIRCALADELGTNPSPELMRRHQQVLTNDPAIATPADALASSPAADDVLVSGVGSSRDRIVPRQLPSSGLFVGRGAEMAELDKVLGEVGRSGGPAVVCAISGSGGVGKTSLAVHWARQAMDRFPDGQLYVDLHGFTPSGEPLAPASVVRGFLDALGVESGSIPADQQSLGGLYRTLVADRRMLVVLDNARDVDQVKALVPGGAGCMVLVTSRRRLTGLAVTHGAHLLPLDVLTPGESRELLGRHLGEGRMAAADPAAVTAVLDHCAGLPLAVSVAGARAAAGNGPALAALAEELQDQSARLDALDAGDLSSNVRAVCHVSYRSLTERAAKAFRLLGAAGPAPDIGLAAVAALLGQPLSVVGVTLRELETVHLVQQPTPGRYGVHDLIRLYAAEMAVEEQTQESCERALRRLMDFYLHTGYACDLILSPFEHHVLKLEPALDGVTVEPPADQMAVMSWFRIEHAGLVAAQRAASLRGWDRLAWQMARVVDGFLWRQGRLHDHLALWHTGLAAAERLGEGTARAWAHRRLAHASARAGRHDRAVHHADLALAAAEEAADTAEQARIHDVIAWSWARQGDDQKALGHVQHTLRLQRQSGDPLAQANALNAVGWYEARLGDYGRALTHCEEGLEIHRRHGFRDGEACTLDSLGFIAHAAGRHEEALAHYEHARVLFHDLGNFYEEANTLANLGDVHMVLRQPGHARDQWRQAADLFRVQHRAEEAGRMDDKSAAVTD comes from the coding sequence GTGACGATCGAGTTCGGCATGCTGGGGGAGGTCCAGGCGCGCGTGGGCGCGACGGTCGTGGATCTCGGGCCGGCTCGCCAGCGCTGGGTGCTGGCAGCGCTGTTGGTGGACGTCAATAGTGCGGTGCCTGTGCACAGCCTCGTCAGCCGGGTGTGGGGCGTCCAGCCGCCATCGGCGGCCAAGTCGACGTTGTACAGCTATCTGTCCCGGCTGCGGCAGGCTCTCGGCGCCGTGGCGGAGGCATCGGCTTCCGGCGCCGGCATCGAACGGCGTCCAGGCGGATACGTGATACTCACTGATCCGGACCGGGTAGACCTCCACCGATTCCGCGCCCTGGTACGCCAGGCGAGGGCCGGTGAGGACGAGCGTTCGACAGCCCAGTTTGAGCAGGCATTGCAGTTGTGGCGTGGCGAACCCTTCGCCACGCTGGACACGCCATGGTGCAACTCCATACGGGAATCGTTGCTGGAGGAGCGGCACGCCTGTCTGCTGGACCGGAACGACGTGCTGCTGCGCCACGGTGAGCATGCGGCTCTGCTGTCCGAGCTGGCCTCCTGTTTCGACGGTCACGCTCTGGACGAGCGCCTGGCTGCCCAGTACATGCTCGCGCTCTATCGGAGTGGCCGGCCTGCGGACGCCTTGCGTTGCTTCGACCGCATTCGCTGCGCCCTTGCCGACGAGCTGGGCACCAACCCGAGTCCCGAGTTGATGCGCAGGCACCAGCAGGTCCTCACGAATGACCCGGCGATCGCCACTCCGGCCGACGCTTTAGCCTCGTCTCCGGCAGCCGATGATGTTCTCGTCTCTGGCGTCGGCTCGTCACGCGACCGCATCGTGCCGCGCCAGCTGCCTTCCTCGGGGCTGTTCGTCGGGCGCGGCGCTGAAATGGCTGAGCTGGACAAGGTGCTGGGAGAGGTGGGTCGGTCCGGTGGGCCTGCGGTGGTGTGTGCCATCAGCGGCAGCGGCGGCGTGGGTAAGACCTCGTTGGCGGTGCACTGGGCCCGCCAGGCCATGGACCGGTTTCCTGACGGTCAGCTCTATGTGGACCTCCATGGATTCACCCCCTCTGGAGAACCTTTGGCGCCTGCCAGCGTGGTACGGGGGTTCCTGGACGCGCTTGGTGTCGAGTCCGGCTCGATTCCGGCGGACCAGCAGTCCTTGGGCGGGCTGTATCGCACCCTTGTCGCGGACCGCCGCATGCTGGTCGTCCTCGATAATGCGAGAGATGTTGACCAGGTTAAGGCCCTGGTGCCGGGCGGAGCCGGTTGTATGGTGCTGGTTACTAGTCGCCGTCGGCTGACCGGGCTCGCTGTTACCCACGGTGCGCACCTTCTGCCCCTGGACGTGCTCACGCCTGGTGAGTCGAGGGAGCTGCTCGGCCGTCACCTGGGAGAAGGGCGCATGGCCGCCGCCGATCCTGCGGCCGTCACTGCGGTACTGGATCACTGTGCGGGTCTGCCGCTGGCGGTCAGCGTCGCAGGAGCCCGCGCCGCCGCCGGTAACGGTCCGGCGCTCGCCGCGTTAGCCGAGGAACTCCAGGACCAATCTGCGCGGCTGGATGCCCTGGACGCGGGCGATCTATCGAGTAACGTCCGCGCGGTGTGCCACGTGTCGTACCGGAGCCTGACCGAGCGCGCCGCGAAGGCCTTCCGGCTTCTGGGTGCTGCAGGGCCAGCCCCAGACATCGGCTTGGCGGCCGTCGCCGCGTTGCTGGGCCAGCCACTGTCTGTGGTCGGGGTGACGCTGCGGGAACTGGAGACGGTCCATCTGGTGCAGCAGCCGACACCCGGCCGGTACGGCGTGCACGATCTGATCCGTCTGTACGCCGCTGAGATGGCCGTGGAGGAACAGACACAGGAGTCGTGCGAACGTGCGCTGCGGCGTCTGATGGACTTCTACCTGCACACCGGGTACGCCTGCGACCTGATCCTCAGTCCGTTCGAGCACCACGTCCTGAAACTTGAACCGGCGCTGGACGGCGTCACGGTTGAACCTCCAGCCGATCAAATGGCCGTCATGTCCTGGTTCCGCATCGAGCACGCCGGTCTGGTCGCGGCGCAGCGGGCGGCCAGCCTCCGCGGGTGGGATCGCCTGGCCTGGCAGATGGCTCGGGTCGTGGACGGCTTCTTGTGGCGGCAGGGGCGGCTCCACGACCACCTGGCTCTGTGGCACACGGGACTCGCTGCAGCCGAGCGTCTGGGGGAGGGCACTGCCCGTGCTTGGGCTCACCGCCGACTGGCCCACGCTTCCGCTCGCGCTGGTCGCCACGATCGCGCGGTTCACCACGCGGATCTGGCCCTGGCCGCGGCGGAGGAGGCTGCGGACACCGCCGAGCAGGCGCGTATTCACGATGTCATCGCCTGGTCGTGGGCCAGGCAGGGCGATGACCAAAAGGCCCTGGGCCATGTCCAGCACACTTTGCGGCTCCAGCGCCAGAGCGGTGACCCGTTGGCGCAGGCGAACGCACTTAACGCTGTCGGCTGGTACGAGGCCCGTCTGGGCGACTACGGCAGGGCCCTCACCCATTGCGAGGAGGGACTGGAGATCCACCGCCGTCACGGCTTCCGTGACGGCGAGGCGTGCACTCTGGACAGTCTCGGCTTCATCGCGCACGCCGCAGGCCGGCACGAAGAAGCTCTTGCCCACTACGAGCATGCCCGGGTCCTCTTTCACGACCTCGGCAACTTCTACGAGGAAGCGAACACCCTTGCCAACCTCGGCGACGTCCACATGGTGCTCCGCCAGCCCGGCCATGCCCGGGACCAGTGGCGCCAGGCGGCCGACCTCTTCCGCGTACAGCACCGCGCTGAGGAGGCCGGCCGCATGGATGACAAGTCAGCCGCAGTGACCGACTGA
- a CDS encoding ester cyclase yields MGKDASELGRGLVRILETGDRALAADVVHADFRNREAAVSPRACSIPGPAGVLASGGLDAHRLQRAAFPYHRDCHEDDRVWVRLRMQGKHSGPFVRFRDGALDRAVAPTGREIDFEQMHVLGLRDGKVISHEAVRDDVTMLGQLGVFPAEPTGMFRMVGWRLTGQAKRAAERVTAQAAEAAAQV; encoded by the coding sequence GTGGGAAAGGATGCTTCGGAGCTGGGTCGCGGCCTCGTCCGCATCCTTGAGACGGGTGACCGGGCCCTGGCGGCGGATGTGGTGCACGCGGACTTCCGCAACCGCGAGGCCGCCGTATCGCCAAGGGCCTGCTCGATCCCCGGGCCGGCCGGCGTGCTGGCATCGGGGGGTCTGGATGCGCACCGCCTTCAGCGAGCTGCGTTTCCCTATCACCGGGATTGCCACGAAGACGATCGGGTCTGGGTACGGCTTCGCATGCAGGGCAAACACTCGGGACCCTTCGTCCGGTTCCGTGACGGCGCACTCGACCGGGCCGTGGCGCCCACCGGGCGCGAGATCGACTTCGAGCAGATGCACGTACTCGGGCTCCGCGACGGAAAGGTGATCTCGCATGAAGCGGTCCGCGACGACGTCACGATGCTCGGGCAACTCGGCGTGTTTCCAGCAGAGCCGACCGGCATGTTCCGCATGGTCGGGTGGCGGCTGACCGGGCAGGCCAAGCGCGCCGCGGAGCGCGTGACTGCGCAAGCCGCCGAGGCCGCCGCCCAGGTGTAG